In Lates calcarifer isolate ASB-BC8 linkage group LG21, TLL_Latcal_v3, whole genome shotgun sequence, a single window of DNA contains:
- the stoml3a gene encoding stomatin (EPB72)-like 3a isoform X2, producing MCVKIVKEYERAVIFRLGRIKDRKPKGPGLFFVLPCTDTFVKVDLRTVSFDIPPQEILTKDSVTVSVDGVVYFRIQCPISAVANVSNAHSSTRLLAQTTLRNVLGTKNLAELLSDREGISLSMQESLDEATDPWGIKVERVEIKDVKLPQQLQRAMAAEAEASREARAKIIAAEGEMKASRALKEASLVIAESPSALQLRYLQTLNTIAAEKNSTIVFPLPIDVLQNFMQRK from the exons atgtgtgttaaG ATAGTGAAGGAGTATGAGCGAGCCGTCATTTTCAGACTCGGCCGGATCAAAGACAGGAAGCCTAAAGGACCAG GACTTTTCTTTGTTCTGCCCTGCACTGATACCTTTGTGAAAGTTGATCTGAGAACTGTGTCCTTTGACATACCTCCACAAGAG ATCCTAACCAAAGACTCAGTAACTGTGTCTGTGGACGGTGTGGTGTACTTCCGCATACAATGTCCGATCTCAGCTGTGGCCAATGTGTCCAACGCACACTCGTCTACACGCCTGCTGGCTCAAACCACCCTGAGGAATGTACTCGGCACCAAAAACCTCGCAGAACTGTTGTCTGACAGAGAGGGGATATCACTCAGTATGCAG GAATCTCTGGATGAAGCAACCGATCCTTGGGGTATTAAGGTGGAGCGTGTGGAGATCAAGGATGTAAAGTTgcctcagcagctgcagagagccaTGGCCGCAGAGGCTGAGGCCAGTCGGGAGGCCAGGGCGAAG atcattgctgcagagggagagatgaaggcCTCCAGAGCTCTGAAAGAAGCCTCTCTGGTGATCGCTGAGTCACCCTCCGCTCTCCAGCTGCGATACCTGCAGACACTCAACACCATCGCAGCAGAGAAGAACTCAACCATTGTCTTCCCTCTGCCCATAGATGTGTTGCAGAATTTCATGCAGAGGAAATGA
- the stoml3a gene encoding stomatin (EPB72)-like 3a isoform X1: protein MISTTSSTAEMVTQGKLQINTVDNIEDKNSGSLGCCGWILVLISFLFIIPTFPLSIFMCVKIVKEYERAVIFRLGRIKDRKPKGPGLFFVLPCTDTFVKVDLRTVSFDIPPQEILTKDSVTVSVDGVVYFRIQCPISAVANVSNAHSSTRLLAQTTLRNVLGTKNLAELLSDREGISLSMQESLDEATDPWGIKVERVEIKDVKLPQQLQRAMAAEAEASREARAKIIAAEGEMKASRALKEASLVIAESPSALQLRYLQTLNTIAAEKNSTIVFPLPIDVLQNFMQRK from the exons ATGATCTCAACAACGTCCAGCACAGCAGAGATGGTTACGCAAGGTAAACTTCAGATCAACACTGTGGACAATATCGAAG ATAAAAACTCAGGGAGCCTGGGTTGTTGCGGTTGGATCTTGGTCCTCATATCCTTCCTCTTTATAATACCAACCTTCCCGCTCtcaatatttatgtgtgttaaG ATAGTGAAGGAGTATGAGCGAGCCGTCATTTTCAGACTCGGCCGGATCAAAGACAGGAAGCCTAAAGGACCAG GACTTTTCTTTGTTCTGCCCTGCACTGATACCTTTGTGAAAGTTGATCTGAGAACTGTGTCCTTTGACATACCTCCACAAGAG ATCCTAACCAAAGACTCAGTAACTGTGTCTGTGGACGGTGTGGTGTACTTCCGCATACAATGTCCGATCTCAGCTGTGGCCAATGTGTCCAACGCACACTCGTCTACACGCCTGCTGGCTCAAACCACCCTGAGGAATGTACTCGGCACCAAAAACCTCGCAGAACTGTTGTCTGACAGAGAGGGGATATCACTCAGTATGCAG GAATCTCTGGATGAAGCAACCGATCCTTGGGGTATTAAGGTGGAGCGTGTGGAGATCAAGGATGTAAAGTTgcctcagcagctgcagagagccaTGGCCGCAGAGGCTGAGGCCAGTCGGGAGGCCAGGGCGAAG atcattgctgcagagggagagatgaaggcCTCCAGAGCTCTGAAAGAAGCCTCTCTGGTGATCGCTGAGTCACCCTCCGCTCTCCAGCTGCGATACCTGCAGACACTCAACACCATCGCAGCAGAGAAGAACTCAACCATTGTCTTCCCTCTGCCCATAGATGTGTTGCAGAATTTCATGCAGAGGAAATGA
- the slc25a15a gene encoding solute carrier family 25 member 15a isoform X1: MATHPAIQAIIDFTAGAIGGTACVLSGQPFDTAKVKMQTFPTMYRGFIHCFISTFRQVGLRGLYKGTTPALVANISENAVLFLSYGLCQDAVRFMSRVDKGTELSDVQKASAGSLASIFSAMALCPTELVKCRLQAMHEMEASGKIASGQRSTAWTVVKTVLKTNGPLGFYQGLTSTIVREVPGYFCFFGAYEVCRSTFAQHMGTDKDGIGILPLMFSGGFGGACLWLVVYPIDCVKSRIQVYSLAGRQEGFMKTFMGIIRTEGFIALYSGLTPTMIRTFPANGALFLAYELSRKFMMESVGA; this comes from the exons ATGGCTACACATCCTGCAATCCAGGCAATCATTGACTTCACAGCTGGAGCAATAG GCGGCACAGCTTGTGTGCTGAGCGGTCAGCCATTTGACACCGCAAAAGTGAAGATGCAGACGTTCCCCACCATGTACCGCGGCTTCATCCACTGCTTCATATCCACCTTCAGACAGGTGGGACTCCGCGGTCTCTACAAAGGCACCACCCCGGCCCTTGTAGCCAACATCAGTGAGAACGCCGTGCTCTTCTTGAGTTATGGACTCTGCCAGGATGCGGTCCGCTTCATGTCCAGGGTGGATAAAGGGACGGAGCTCAG TGATGTACAGAAGGCATCAGCAGGGTCTTTAGCCTCCATCTTCTCTGCCATGGCATTGTGCCCCACCGAGCTGGTGAAATGTCGCTTGCAGGCCATGCACGAAATGGAGGCATCTGGCAAAATTGCAAGTGGACAGAGGAG CACAGCATGGACAGTAGTGAAGACGGTCTTGAAGACAAATGGTCCCCTTGGTTTCTACCAAGGACTGACCTCCACCATCGTGAGGGAGGTACCAGGTTACTTCTGCTTCTTCGGGGCGTATGAAGTGTGTCGGTCTACGTTTGCACAGCACATGGGCACAGATAAGGACGGTATAG GTATTCTTCCACTCATGTTCAGCGGTGGATTTGGGGGAGCTTGCCTTTGGTTGGTGGTCTATCCTATAGACTGCGTCAAGTCCAGGATCCAGGTGTACTCCTTAGCTGGGAGGCAAGAGGGTTTCATGAAAACCTTCATGGGTATCATACGCACTGAAG GGTTCATTGCTCTGTACTCAGGCCTGACTCCTACAATGATTCGCACCTTTCCTGCCAACGGAGCCCTCTTCCTGGCTTATGAGCTTAGTCGCAAGTTTATGATGGAGTCAGTTGGTGCTTGA
- the slc25a15a gene encoding solute carrier family 25 member 15a isoform X2 has translation MQTFPTMYRGFIHCFISTFRQVGLRGLYKGTTPALVANISENAVLFLSYGLCQDAVRFMSRVDKGTELSDVQKASAGSLASIFSAMALCPTELVKCRLQAMHEMEASGKIASGQRSTAWTVVKTVLKTNGPLGFYQGLTSTIVREVPGYFCFFGAYEVCRSTFAQHMGTDKDGIGILPLMFSGGFGGACLWLVVYPIDCVKSRIQVYSLAGRQEGFMKTFMGIIRTEGFIALYSGLTPTMIRTFPANGALFLAYELSRKFMMESVGA, from the exons ATGCAGACGTTCCCCACCATGTACCGCGGCTTCATCCACTGCTTCATATCCACCTTCAGACAGGTGGGACTCCGCGGTCTCTACAAAGGCACCACCCCGGCCCTTGTAGCCAACATCAGTGAGAACGCCGTGCTCTTCTTGAGTTATGGACTCTGCCAGGATGCGGTCCGCTTCATGTCCAGGGTGGATAAAGGGACGGAGCTCAG TGATGTACAGAAGGCATCAGCAGGGTCTTTAGCCTCCATCTTCTCTGCCATGGCATTGTGCCCCACCGAGCTGGTGAAATGTCGCTTGCAGGCCATGCACGAAATGGAGGCATCTGGCAAAATTGCAAGTGGACAGAGGAG CACAGCATGGACAGTAGTGAAGACGGTCTTGAAGACAAATGGTCCCCTTGGTTTCTACCAAGGACTGACCTCCACCATCGTGAGGGAGGTACCAGGTTACTTCTGCTTCTTCGGGGCGTATGAAGTGTGTCGGTCTACGTTTGCACAGCACATGGGCACAGATAAGGACGGTATAG GTATTCTTCCACTCATGTTCAGCGGTGGATTTGGGGGAGCTTGCCTTTGGTTGGTGGTCTATCCTATAGACTGCGTCAAGTCCAGGATCCAGGTGTACTCCTTAGCTGGGAGGCAAGAGGGTTTCATGAAAACCTTCATGGGTATCATACGCACTGAAG GGTTCATTGCTCTGTACTCAGGCCTGACTCCTACAATGATTCGCACCTTTCCTGCCAACGGAGCCCTCTTCCTGGCTTATGAGCTTAGTCGCAAGTTTATGATGGAGTCAGTTGGTGCTTGA